From one Paenibacillus terrae HPL-003 genomic stretch:
- the hfq gene encoding RNA chaperone Hfq — MNKSINIQDTFLNQLRKDSIPVTVFLINGFQVRGTIKAFDNFTIVVDSDGKQQLIYKHAISTFSPQRNVSLVQQQDNASDN, encoded by the coding sequence ATGAACAAGTCCATTAATATCCAAGATACGTTTCTGAATCAATTGCGCAAGGATTCTATACCTGTAACGGTATTCCTGATCAATGGATTTCAGGTGCGGGGAACGATTAAAGCATTTGACAACTTCACAATTGTTGTCGACTCGGATGGAAAGCAACAGCTGATATACAAGCATGCTATTTCCACCTTTTCACCGCAGCGCAATGTGTCGCTTGTACAGCAACAGGATAACGCCAGCGATAACTGA
- the miaA gene encoding tRNA (adenosine(37)-N6)-dimethylallyltransferase MiaA, whose translation MTAASKPKLLVLVGPTAVGKTKLSIEMARQFGAEIISGDSMQVYRHMDIGTAKISEQEMEGIKHHLIDIHEPEYPYSVAAFQEDCRRLIPDIHARGKLPFIVGGTGLYVESVCYEYQFSEVGADEAFRQEQLDYAEQFGAEALHARLQAVDPESARRLHPNDRRRVVRALEIYHVSGTTLSSQLASQKKESPFQLCIVGLTMDRQMLYKRIEDRIDGMLDQGLVAEVTSLMERGVRSDAISMQGLGYKEISSYLRGEVSLEEAVTWLKRDTRHFAKRQLSWFRHMKDIQWVDVTDFGNFSAHAARIHEIIAGKFRTDLEYTSKQSK comes from the coding sequence TTGACAGCGGCATCTAAGCCTAAACTACTTGTTCTTGTCGGCCCGACTGCGGTCGGCAAGACGAAATTAAGCATCGAGATGGCACGGCAATTTGGCGCGGAAATTATTTCCGGAGATTCCATGCAGGTGTACCGTCATATGGATATTGGAACTGCCAAAATTTCCGAACAGGAAATGGAAGGAATCAAGCACCATTTGATTGATATTCATGAGCCGGAATACCCATATTCGGTAGCTGCATTTCAGGAGGATTGCCGTCGCCTCATACCGGATATTCATGCCAGAGGGAAACTGCCATTTATCGTAGGTGGGACAGGTTTATATGTGGAGTCTGTCTGCTATGAATACCAGTTTTCCGAGGTGGGAGCTGATGAAGCTTTTCGTCAGGAACAGCTTGATTATGCCGAGCAATTTGGAGCCGAGGCGCTTCATGCTCGACTACAGGCAGTTGATCCCGAAAGTGCACGTCGTCTGCATCCCAATGACCGCCGCCGAGTCGTTCGAGCGTTGGAAATTTATCATGTTAGCGGAACGACGCTTAGCTCGCAATTGGCCAGTCAAAAAAAAGAATCTCCCTTTCAGCTCTGCATCGTAGGTTTGACAATGGATAGGCAAATGCTATATAAACGTATTGAAGACCGAATTGACGGGATGCTCGATCAAGGGCTTGTTGCTGAGGTAACCTCCTTAATGGAACGGGGAGTGCGAAGCGATGCCATCTCCATGCAAGGTCTAGGCTATAAAGAGATATCCTCCTACCTGCGAGGAGAGGTGTCTTTGGAAGAGGCGGTGACTTGGCTGAAACGGGATACGCGTCATTTTGCGAAGCGGCAGCTCTCGTGGTTTCGCCATATGAAGGATATCCAGTGGGTAGATGTCACCGATTTCGGAAATTTTTCTGCTCATGCAGCCCGAATACACGAAATTATAGCAGGAAAGTTCCGGACAGACCTTGAATATACTTCAAAACAATCCAAATGA
- a CDS encoding PBP1A family penicillin-binding protein, with the protein MPNDSLSRSGNRNRNTPKEKPKGKKKKITGKQVGWTLFITAALAIFCALGGYLFVMVNGEQIYKANKDKITVNETSKVYDRNGVLMGELSVQKSDPVKSEEIPPLLKKAFIATEDKRFMEHQGVDIWSIGRAAVKDIVARSAVEGGSTLTQQLAKNLFLSRDKTFFRKATEVSIAMALERNLTKDEIITLYLNRIWFGRSYSGIKAASEGYFGVSDLNKLKLWQIATLAAIPKGPSKYNPISNPENSKERRAVVLQLMFEQGMIGKQEMEEAKAVDYNYKQPEKVQKYQNFMEYVMNEAEDALPGVSGNDLIVGGYKIHTTMDAQAQNALDQAMADDSMFEKSPDDQPVQGSMVIINNQTGGIAAMAPGRDYKKGTFNRATQSRRQPGSAFKPIVAYAPALESGKFTMDTPLSNERQSFNGYSPKNLHGYSSTISMIDAITKSENIPPVWLLNQIGVERGVQFAESVGIPMDKNDHSLAIALGGLSKGTNTLEMAQAYSAFANNGQFQKAYSIKQINDSDDKTVYTHKEEFKTVMSEKTAYEMTQMMQNVVNSGTGRKARIDWPVAGKTGTTQSGISGNSGNRDIWFVGYTPEYTGAVWMGYDKPDSKHMLRNYSGQSAAFFGRVMGEALKGHPVTQFNQPKGYEPPVEQKPDVPVQATAPSGLSGSYSQDTQIVSLSWTAAAGDNVQYRVYRKEASEGGFTVIMEAMKGTSGEDTSPLAGASYEYYVTAFGADGKESDPSNTIRVEIPAETAPVDPQQGTDPNQDGTLPDNSGTTDGQNGTDQGNTVPEGTDNGTSPGQVPTTPGDISGNGAGGAGNHSGDSGTGSDTNQGNGQTTTLDAGVFNSDTTVNPDTTDPSTTGTTTDGSQETNSNGHSNSNRGHRNRD; encoded by the coding sequence ATGCCAAACGATTCATTGTCCAGATCCGGCAATCGCAATAGAAATACACCTAAAGAGAAGCCGAAGGGCAAGAAAAAGAAAATTACAGGTAAGCAAGTTGGGTGGACGCTGTTTATTACAGCGGCGTTAGCTATATTCTGCGCGCTTGGTGGATATTTGTTTGTCATGGTAAATGGCGAACAAATTTACAAAGCCAACAAGGATAAAATTACAGTGAACGAGACATCAAAGGTTTACGATCGTAACGGTGTGCTTATGGGCGAGCTGTCCGTACAAAAAAGCGATCCCGTCAAAAGTGAAGAAATTCCACCATTGCTCAAAAAAGCTTTTATAGCAACAGAGGATAAGCGATTTATGGAGCACCAGGGGGTTGATATTTGGTCTATCGGCCGGGCGGCTGTAAAAGATATCGTAGCCCGTTCGGCAGTGGAGGGCGGCAGTACGCTGACCCAGCAGTTGGCCAAAAACCTGTTTTTGTCGCGTGACAAGACCTTTTTCCGTAAAGCGACCGAGGTATCCATTGCAATGGCGCTAGAACGGAATTTGACTAAAGATGAGATTATTACGTTGTATCTGAACCGGATTTGGTTTGGACGCTCCTACTCAGGTATCAAAGCGGCGTCGGAAGGCTACTTTGGGGTGTCAGACTTAAATAAATTAAAGCTGTGGCAGATCGCTACATTGGCAGCTATTCCAAAAGGACCTTCCAAATATAATCCAATTAGTAATCCGGAAAACTCAAAGGAACGACGTGCTGTGGTTCTCCAGCTGATGTTTGAGCAGGGAATGATTGGCAAGCAGGAAATGGAAGAGGCCAAAGCAGTAGATTATAATTACAAGCAGCCGGAAAAAGTTCAAAAGTATCAGAATTTTATGGAGTATGTGATGAATGAGGCGGAGGATGCTTTGCCGGGAGTCAGCGGCAACGACTTAATCGTTGGCGGTTATAAAATTCATACGACGATGGATGCTCAGGCCCAAAATGCGCTGGATCAGGCCATGGCAGACGATAGTATGTTCGAAAAGAGCCCGGATGATCAGCCTGTTCAAGGCTCCATGGTCATCATTAATAACCAGACGGGCGGAATTGCTGCGATGGCACCCGGACGAGATTACAAAAAGGGAACCTTTAACCGTGCGACGCAAAGCCGCAGGCAGCCAGGTTCGGCCTTTAAACCTATTGTGGCGTATGCACCGGCTCTCGAATCCGGCAAATTTACAATGGATACACCTTTGAGTAATGAGCGACAGAGTTTTAACGGGTACAGCCCGAAAAACTTGCATGGTTACTCTTCGACCATCAGTATGATCGATGCGATTACAAAGTCTGAAAATATCCCGCCAGTATGGTTGCTGAACCAGATTGGTGTGGAAAGAGGGGTCCAATTCGCGGAAAGCGTAGGTATCCCGATGGACAAAAATGATCACTCGCTCGCTATCGCATTGGGTGGATTAAGCAAAGGAACGAACACGCTTGAAATGGCACAGGCATACAGTGCTTTTGCCAATAATGGACAGTTCCAAAAAGCTTATTCTATCAAGCAAATTAACGATAGCGATGACAAAACGGTTTACACTCACAAAGAAGAATTTAAAACCGTAATGAGCGAGAAAACAGCTTATGAAATGACGCAGATGATGCAAAATGTAGTCAATAGCGGTACGGGCCGCAAAGCCCGTATTGATTGGCCTGTAGCGGGTAAAACGGGTACAACCCAGAGTGGAATTAGCGGGAACAGTGGCAACCGTGATATCTGGTTTGTCGGTTATACGCCGGAATATACTGGTGCGGTATGGATGGGCTATGACAAGCCGGACAGCAAACATATGCTGAGAAACTACAGTGGGCAGTCGGCAGCCTTTTTCGGAAGGGTCATGGGTGAAGCCCTCAAGGGCCACCCGGTTACGCAATTTAACCAGCCAAAAGGATATGAACCACCAGTTGAGCAGAAGCCAGACGTGCCAGTTCAGGCTACCGCTCCAAGCGGACTGAGCGGGTCTTATAGTCAGGATACCCAAATTGTATCGTTGTCCTGGACTGCGGCGGCGGGAGATAATGTGCAATACCGCGTGTATCGCAAAGAGGCTTCTGAAGGGGGCTTTACGGTGATTATGGAGGCGATGAAAGGCACGAGTGGTGAAGATACGTCTCCATTAGCCGGAGCCTCGTATGAATATTATGTAACGGCTTTTGGTGCGGATGGTAAGGAATCTGATCCATCCAATACAATCCGTGTGGAAATTCCGGCAGAGACTGCTCCGGTAGATCCGCAGCAGGGAACCGATCCGAATCAGGATGGAACATTACCGGATAACAGTGGGACTACAGACGGTCAGAACGGCACCGATCAGGGGAATACAGTCCCTGAAGGTACCGATAATGGGACCAGCCCGGGGCAGGTTCCGACGACTCCTGGAGACATTAGCGGAAATGGCGCAGGCGGTGCAGGCAATCATAGTGGCGACTCCGGCACCGGAAGTGATACGAATCAGGGGAATGGCCAGACAACAACACTGGATGCAGGTGTCTTCAATAGTGATACCACGGTAAATCCAGATACCACGGATCCATCTACCACAGGAACCACAACGGATGGAAGTCAGGAAACCAACTCCAACGGTCATTCGAACTCCAATCGTGGACATCGCAACCGAGATTAG
- a CDS encoding class I SAM-dependent methyltransferase: MLQDRENREEEKQARLREEQAHLLVTTGDSPSAEVVQRAELLAAELGVLYAPRRGISVARLTAAHSVRQALVLVQGGVRLISSEQPPMTFHPSMGFIRAKRVLKGEPDPMLTAARLVPGDTVLDCTAGLGTDSLLFSIGTGSSGQVTAVESSFPVYALIKDGMRHYRSGNAAVDEAFSGIDVRFGHHLDYLRSLPDRSVDIIYFDPMFRDPLLDSSAIGPLRKLANPDALDEESIVQAKRIARKTIVLKEKRGSGEFARLGFHVEQRGTTKTVYGVIDIDSGI; this comes from the coding sequence ATGTTGCAGGATCGGGAAAACCGTGAAGAAGAAAAGCAGGCAAGGCTCCGGGAGGAACAAGCCCATTTATTGGTGACGACGGGGGATTCTCCCTCGGCTGAGGTTGTGCAGCGGGCGGAACTGCTTGCAGCCGAACTGGGGGTGTTGTATGCCCCCCGTCGTGGTATATCGGTAGCAAGGCTTACTGCTGCTCATAGTGTCCGTCAGGCACTAGTGCTAGTTCAGGGTGGGGTGAGGCTGATTAGCTCGGAACAACCGCCGATGACTTTTCACCCGAGCATGGGCTTCATCCGCGCCAAGCGGGTGCTGAAGGGCGAGCCTGATCCGATGCTGACCGCTGCTCGACTCGTTCCGGGGGACACCGTGCTGGACTGTACCGCGGGACTCGGAACGGACTCCCTCCTGTTTTCAATTGGGACGGGAAGTTCTGGACAAGTAACTGCTGTGGAAAGTTCTTTTCCTGTCTATGCTTTAATCAAGGATGGAATGAGGCATTACCGTTCCGGCAATGCTGCGGTAGATGAGGCATTTTCCGGCATTGACGTCCGCTTTGGTCATCATTTGGATTATTTGCGAAGCTTGCCGGATCGCAGTGTGGATATTATCTATTTTGACCCGATGTTCCGTGATCCGTTGCTCGATTCTAGTGCAATCGGTCCGTTGAGAAAGTTGGCTAACCCGGATGCGCTGGATGAGGAAAGTATTGTTCAGGCAAAACGTATTGCAAGGAAAACAATTGTATTGAAGGAAAAACGGGGCAGCGGGGAATTTGCCCGCCTCGGCTTCCATGTGGAGCAACGGGGCACAACGAAAACAGTGTACGGAGTGATTGATATTGACAGCGGCATCTAA
- a CDS encoding DUF402 domain-containing protein: protein MKRKFGDRANWRRITNRKFACRYVESDVFTGYVTLYTILSLKEPLWKSYGGHTFCIADKGYSWLQYYPKGEHYVVTAMFDNREQIVEWYIDTCRNQGVTDQGVPWFDDLYLDVVVLKNGEIFLVDEDELEDALQRGHISTQEAELANRTASEVLRRIDAHIFPYFKMSLKHRAEWFHNGDFKRER from the coding sequence ATGAAGCGCAAATTCGGAGACCGGGCCAACTGGCGCAGAATAACGAACCGCAAGTTTGCTTGCCGGTATGTGGAAAGTGACGTGTTTACAGGATATGTGACCTTGTATACCATTTTGAGTCTCAAAGAGCCGTTATGGAAAAGCTACGGCGGTCATACGTTTTGCATAGCGGACAAAGGGTATTCCTGGCTGCAATATTATCCGAAGGGTGAGCATTATGTAGTAACTGCTATGTTCGACAATCGGGAGCAGATTGTGGAATGGTATATTGATACCTGCCGAAATCAGGGAGTGACCGATCAGGGAGTGCCCTGGTTTGACGATTTGTATTTGGATGTTGTCGTACTTAAAAATGGCGAAATCTTTTTAGTGGATGAGGATGAGCTGGAGGATGCGTTACAGCGCGGGCATATCTCGACACAGGAGGCAGAACTGGCTAATCGTACTGCGTCTGAGGTTTTACGACGGATAGATGCCCATATATTCCCCTATTTTAAAATGTCGCTGAAACACCGGGCAGAATGGTTTCACAACGGTGATTTTAAGAGGGAACGGTGA
- a CDS encoding YdcF family protein — protein sequence MKVLQRIRSTGPQDSESKSRLSRPEKKFSAARRLMLCLLVIIMIGLVWGGIRFWNMNNAASTTPLQQAQVGIVLGASMWGAEPSPGLKERLNEALQLYRNGTVKRLIVSGGLDKPTYPYTEAEGMQQYLVDRGIPAQHIVLENHATSTYENLLYSQRIMQEYGWTSTVIITHSYHGPRALEIARFLNLEHPQMALTESKVLNMPLHQSREVLAYAKWTLQKWWLSAQTWVS from the coding sequence GTGAAGGTTTTGCAGAGGATTAGAAGCACTGGGCCACAAGATTCTGAATCAAAAAGCAGGCTGAGTCGCCCAGAGAAAAAGTTTTCAGCAGCCAGACGTCTTATGCTTTGTCTGCTGGTTATCATTATGATCGGTTTGGTATGGGGAGGTATTCGATTTTGGAATATGAATAACGCAGCCTCTACCACTCCGCTTCAGCAAGCACAGGTAGGAATTGTACTTGGGGCTTCCATGTGGGGAGCAGAGCCAAGTCCGGGGCTAAAGGAGAGGCTGAACGAGGCCCTGCAGCTATACCGCAACGGGACAGTAAAGCGTCTGATTGTAAGCGGAGGGTTGGACAAACCAACTTACCCGTATACAGAGGCTGAGGGGATGCAACAATATTTGGTTGACAGAGGTATTCCAGCGCAGCATATTGTGTTGGAAAACCATGCGACCAGCACTTACGAAAATCTGCTGTATAGCCAGCGTATCATGCAGGAGTATGGTTGGACCTCGACTGTGATTATCACACATAGTTATCATGGCCCACGGGCGCTGGAGATTGCCCGATTTTTGAATTTGGAGCATCCTCAGATGGCTCTGACGGAATCTAAAGTACTGAACATGCCGCTTCATCAATCGAGAGAGGTGCTGGCTTACGCTAAATGGACGCTGCAAAAGTGGTGGCTCAGTGCCCAAACCTGGGTGTCCTGA
- the mutL gene encoding DNA mismatch repair endonuclease MutL: protein MSKIRVLDEHIANQIAAGEVVERPASVVKELVENAIDAGGTRVDVWVEEGGLQSIRVTDNGSGIEPEDVETAFYRHATSKIGHGRDLFQITSLGFRGEALPSIAAVSKVELLTAAGDDGRARKLVIEGGKLVLHEDAAARQGTDFTVRELFYNTPARLKYMKTIQTELGHISDVLYRMALSHPEVAFTLRHNGNTLLQTLGNGDLLQVIAAVYGTSAAKSMLLLEGESLDYRISGYVSRPEWTRSNRNAISTVVNGRFVRSYGLNQALLKAYHTLLPINRFPLAVIQLEMHPSLVDVNVHPAKLEVRFSKEAELFQLVEDSIKAVLGQQVLIPKAVKREIGGKDSGSFVQEQFHFSKGSGMEGNSSAGESRGEAQLLSGSYSEGRDPRQSIRLDGNEESSRLGTERKQRQDRERLPDSGRGNPSSGQRVSDEELEADFVDVNDGNKAESGSPPLYSGGVQEAAASVAYRPSASLDAGNAVDSRYFTDQKPRQSRLNAEQLAVVSGEAPELPAFPELNLIGQHHGTYLIAQNDQGLYLIDQHAAHERVNYEFYYEKFGNPEAVSQELLLPITLEFTPSETEKLKTRLHWFEQAGVYLEHFGGQTFRVSSYPYWLPQGEEADVIEEMAGWVLDEKAIDLAKLREAASIMCSCRASIKANQKLTDRQAVVLLERLAACRQPYTCPHGRPIVVSFSTYDLEKLFKRVM from the coding sequence ATGTCTAAAATTCGGGTACTGGATGAGCATATTGCCAACCAGATTGCTGCCGGTGAGGTTGTAGAACGTCCAGCCTCCGTCGTGAAGGAGCTGGTGGAAAATGCGATTGATGCGGGCGGTACGCGTGTCGACGTATGGGTAGAGGAAGGCGGACTGCAAAGCATCCGGGTGACGGATAACGGTAGTGGCATCGAGCCTGAAGATGTGGAAACGGCGTTCTATCGGCATGCGACCAGCAAAATCGGACATGGACGCGATCTGTTCCAGATCACGAGCCTGGGCTTCCGGGGAGAAGCGCTGCCGAGTATTGCGGCTGTATCGAAAGTAGAGCTGCTAACAGCAGCAGGAGATGACGGACGTGCCCGCAAATTGGTTATTGAGGGCGGCAAGCTGGTGCTGCACGAGGATGCAGCCGCGAGACAAGGGACGGATTTTACTGTCCGGGAGCTGTTTTATAACACGCCTGCAAGGCTGAAATATATGAAAACGATCCAGACGGAGCTGGGGCACATATCGGATGTACTTTACCGAATGGCGCTCTCGCACCCGGAAGTTGCCTTCACATTGCGGCACAACGGGAATACCTTGCTTCAAACGCTGGGTAATGGTGATTTGCTTCAGGTGATTGCTGCTGTTTATGGAACCTCGGCGGCGAAATCCATGCTGCTGCTGGAAGGAGAGAGTCTGGATTACCGCATTAGCGGATATGTTAGCCGCCCTGAGTGGACCAGATCGAATCGGAATGCCATCTCAACGGTGGTGAACGGACGCTTTGTGCGCAGCTATGGGCTGAATCAGGCGTTGCTCAAAGCGTATCATACCTTGCTGCCGATCAATCGTTTTCCACTGGCCGTGATCCAGTTGGAAATGCACCCTTCACTGGTAGATGTTAACGTTCATCCCGCCAAGCTGGAGGTGCGGTTTAGCAAAGAAGCCGAGCTGTTTCAGCTGGTTGAGGACTCAATAAAAGCTGTTTTAGGACAGCAGGTACTGATTCCGAAGGCAGTCAAGCGCGAAATCGGTGGCAAGGATAGCGGTTCGTTTGTCCAGGAGCAGTTCCATTTCTCGAAGGGAAGCGGTATGGAAGGAAATTCTTCTGCTGGCGAGAGCCGGGGGGAGGCACAGTTGCTTTCCGGATCTTACTCGGAGGGTCGTGACCCGCGCCAATCCATTCGTTTGGACGGGAATGAGGAGAGCAGCAGGCTTGGCACGGAGCGTAAGCAACGTCAGGATAGGGAGAGACTCCCTGACTCTGGTCGGGGGAACCCATCTTCGGGGCAACGTGTCAGTGACGAGGAACTGGAAGCAGATTTTGTGGATGTAAACGATGGGAATAAAGCCGAATCGGGTTCACCCCCCTTGTACAGCGGCGGAGTACAGGAAGCGGCTGCTTCTGTGGCTTATCGGCCTTCTGCTTCACTGGATGCAGGAAACGCTGTGGATTCCCGCTATTTCACGGATCAGAAGCCACGTCAGTCACGGCTGAATGCAGAGCAGTTGGCGGTGGTATCGGGTGAGGCTCCCGAGCTGCCCGCTTTTCCTGAACTAAATTTGATTGGTCAGCACCATGGAACCTATTTGATTGCGCAGAACGATCAGGGGCTGTATTTAATTGACCAGCATGCTGCGCATGAACGGGTTAACTACGAATTTTATTATGAAAAATTCGGCAATCCCGAGGCGGTATCGCAGGAGCTACTCTTGCCGATTACATTGGAATTTACGCCCTCCGAGACGGAAAAGCTGAAAACAAGGCTGCACTGGTTTGAGCAGGCGGGAGTGTATTTGGAGCATTTTGGTGGTCAAACCTTCCGTGTTAGCTCTTATCCTTACTGGCTTCCTCAAGGGGAAGAAGCGGATGTTATTGAAGAAATGGCAGGATGGGTACTGGATGAAAAAGCAATTGATCTTGCGAAGCTGCGGGAAGCAGCCTCGATCATGTGTTCCTGCCGGGCTTCGATTAAAGCGAACCAGAAGCTGACTGACCGACAGGCTGTCGTACTGCTGGAGCGTCTGGCGGCGTGCAGACAGCCGTACACCTGCCCACATGGGCGACCTATCGTTGTGTCCTTTTCCACATATGATTTGGAGAAGCTGTTTAAGAGAGTAATGTAA
- a CDS encoding AAA family ATPase: MNGRGIAAGKRTEERPSRQINVVLRSPEPIASVNVDETDAATSTKSQALPQYLSLYQEIQKELDHLVGLDNIKDLVFEVYAFLQIAHMRTDAGLLSNAHVYHMIFKGNPGTGKTTVARIIAKMLQKMGVLSKGHLIEVERADLVGEYIGHTAQKTRDLVKKSLGGVLFIDEAYSLARGGEKDFGKEAIDTLVKSMEDQKNQFILILAGYSGEMDFFLRTNPGLPSRFPIQLDFPDYTVDQLIQISEMMAKERDYILMPQSILKMKEHLLNERNDSIHAFSNARYVRNVIEKAIRHQAVRLLNQYRSGQPGKQELMTLRPEDLKMDKR, translated from the coding sequence ATGAACGGACGGGGAATCGCCGCGGGCAAGCGGACGGAGGAAAGACCCTCCAGACAAATCAATGTCGTGCTGCGTAGCCCAGAGCCGATAGCTTCGGTAAATGTTGATGAGACGGATGCAGCAACTTCGACTAAGTCGCAGGCGTTACCGCAGTATCTTAGTCTCTATCAGGAAATTCAGAAGGAACTCGATCATCTCGTCGGCTTGGATAACATCAAAGACCTGGTATTTGAAGTATATGCTTTTTTGCAAATTGCCCATATGCGTACTGATGCGGGGCTGTTGAGTAACGCACACGTATATCACATGATTTTCAAAGGAAACCCGGGTACAGGGAAAACGACGGTGGCCCGCATTATCGCTAAAATGTTGCAAAAAATGGGGGTACTGAGCAAAGGCCATCTGATTGAGGTGGAGAGGGCTGATTTGGTAGGCGAGTATATCGGACATACAGCGCAAAAAACGCGGGATCTGGTCAAGAAGTCTCTGGGTGGGGTGCTGTTTATTGATGAGGCATATAGTTTGGCGCGGGGAGGGGAAAAGGATTTTGGAAAGGAAGCTATTGATACCTTAGTAAAATCCATGGAGGATCAGAAAAATCAATTTATTTTGATCCTTGCCGGATACTCGGGAGAGATGGACTTCTTTTTGCGTACGAATCCTGGCTTGCCTTCCCGTTTTCCCATTCAGTTGGATTTTCCGGACTATACCGTGGATCAGCTTATCCAAATTTCCGAGATGATGGCCAAAGAACGGGATTATATTCTCATGCCTCAGTCCATACTCAAAATGAAAGAGCATCTGTTGAATGAACGCAACGACAGTATTCATGCATTTAGCAACGCACGTTATGTTCGCAATGTCATCGAAAAAGCGATTCGGCATCAGGCTGTCAGGTTGCTCAATCAGTATAGAAGCGGGCAGCCGGGAAAGCAGGAACTGATGACGTTGCGTCCAGAGGATTTGAAAATGGACAAAAGATAG
- the hflX gene encoding GTPase HflX: MANSTYDTQTEMQDKAVLVSLITDEVKRSGINTEYSLNELVKLAETAGVEVLSVLTQNKEAKDSKWFIGKGKVEELRAAAEELGANTAIFDQELSGAQVRNLEESLDLKIIDRTQLILDIFAQRAKTREGIIQVELAQLSYLLPRLSGHGKNLSRLGGGIGTRGPGESKLETDRRHIRDRISDLKRQLEEVTRHRYLHRERRQKSGIVQVALVGYTNAGKSTLLKQLTAADVYIENQLFATLDPTSRTMELPSGKEIILTDTVGFIQNLPHDLVASFRATLEEANEAHLILHVVDASSDMRDEQMKVVEMILEQLGAADKPQIVLFNKKDACTPEQLEMLPSGEGYLKISSFDESDLLRLRELIQEHLSGDTLRFRIPAERGDLTSVLYRIGDVLLTEYDGNDVIYEVEVQRGEYEKYGHALRDFTEG; encoded by the coding sequence ATGGCGAACTCCACTTATGATACACAAACCGAAATGCAGGATAAGGCGGTACTGGTCAGTCTGATTACGGATGAAGTCAAGCGTTCTGGCATCAATACAGAATACTCCCTGAATGAGCTTGTGAAGCTGGCTGAGACCGCTGGTGTCGAAGTACTAAGTGTTTTGACCCAGAACAAGGAAGCAAAGGATTCTAAATGGTTTATCGGTAAAGGTAAGGTAGAGGAACTGCGTGCAGCTGCCGAGGAATTGGGCGCGAATACGGCTATTTTTGATCAGGAGCTGTCAGGGGCACAGGTACGAAATCTGGAAGAAAGTCTGGATCTCAAAATTATCGACCGTACGCAGCTTATTCTGGATATTTTTGCCCAGCGTGCGAAAACACGGGAAGGTATTATTCAGGTTGAGCTGGCGCAGCTGTCCTATTTGTTGCCCCGATTGTCTGGACACGGCAAAAATCTGTCACGGCTCGGCGGAGGTATCGGAACACGTGGTCCCGGTGAAAGCAAGCTGGAGACAGATCGTCGTCACATCCGTGATCGCATCAGCGATTTGAAACGTCAGTTGGAGGAGGTCACCCGTCATCGGTATTTACATAGAGAGCGCAGACAAAAGAGTGGTATTGTGCAGGTAGCGCTTGTCGGCTACACCAATGCGGGTAAATCAACGCTGTTAAAGCAACTGACCGCGGCTGATGTATATATTGAGAACCAACTTTTTGCGACGCTGGACCCTACCTCGAGAACGATGGAGCTGCCAAGCGGCAAAGAGATTATTCTTACGGATACAGTTGGTTTTATTCAAAATCTGCCTCATGATTTGGTTGCTTCTTTCCGCGCTACTTTGGAGGAAGCTAATGAGGCCCATCTTATTTTGCATGTTGTAGACGCTTCTTCGGATATGCGTGACGAACAGATGAAGGTCGTGGAAATGATTTTGGAGCAACTGGGAGCGGCGGACAAGCCACAGATCGTATTGTTTAATAAAAAAGACGCTTGTACTCCTGAGCAACTGGAAATGCTTCCTTCCGGCGAGGGCTATTTGAAAATCAGCTCATTCGACGAAAGTGATCTCCTGCGTCTCCGTGAGCTGATTCAGGAGCATCTGAGCGGAGATACGCTGAGATTCCGTATTCCGGCGGAACGTGGGGACCTGACATCGGTGCTTTACCGGATCGGAGATGTGCTTCTGACCGAGTATGATGGTAATGATGTCATTTATGAGGTAGAAGTTCAGCGAGGTGAATATGAAAAATATGGTCATGCTCTCAGGGACTTCACAGAAGGTTAA